The genome window catagagaaattgagagaggaggggaagatagaaagcaggaaagaaagatagaatcctggggggttgggcagtagcacatcaggttaagtgcacacagtgcaaagcgcaagtaccagcacagggatcctggtttgagcctctggccctcccacctgcagagggatcgcttcacaaacggtgaagcaggtctgcaggtgtctgtctttctctccccctctctgtcttcccctcctctctccacttctctctgtcctatgcaacaacaatgacatcagtaacaacaacaataataaactacaacaataaaaaaaaacaataagggcagcaaaagggaataaataaatattaaaaaaataaaataaatggaacctccttgtggtctgggaggtggcacagtggctaaggcactagattctcagccatgaggtcctgagttcaatctcggcagcacatgtaccaaagtgatgtctggttctctcatgtcctctctctttctctccctcccttatctttctcattaataaataaataaaatcttaaaaaaagaaatggaaccaTCTTGTGTTTCAGTTAAATATTAATGGTTTGAGGACAATCTGCAGACACTGTCACagtaaaggcaagaatacagcaAAAATCCACATGTGCCCAGGACAGGCCCCTGGTGAAACCAGCCTGAACACTGGGGAGTGGGcttatgaatacacacacacatacacacacacatacacacacacacacacacacacacacacacacagggtatAATGATTTGTGAGAGCTTCTGCTGGGTGCATACAGGCTGGGAAGTTGAGAAAGTTCTGAAAATGAGCGGTGCAGGGATAGATTAACCTCACGAGAGCACCTAATGCCCGTGGGGTACATGCTGAGAACTAGCTCATAGGGTTCATGAGTGTATATCTAACTCACCCCCAGAGCCAGCAGTCTTCTGGGCATGGAGTGAGCAGGGCTTCCTCATCTGAGGAAATGGgcaggcttatctcacttcagggtctgtcaccaccaccaccccccacccctcgtGCTTGCTAAGGAGCCTCCATTCTGTCCTGGATGACATTCTGCTCCACCAAATGCCTTGCTGACCCCCACCACAGCTggatggggaggggggcgggggggagggtcCCTCACCACTGCTGGCTATGCAAACATACACTTGTCACTAAGCCAGCACGTGCTGGCCCTGGAAGCCAGTGAACACCCAATCTGCTGGTCCCAAGTCTCGGACACAGATGAAAGCTGGTCTCCAGAGGACCAGCTTAGACAAGGCCAAGTTTAGGGACCCCAAAGCCCATAGTGAGCTAGATGTGAGTCCAAGAGGGACCTTGGCTTCGGTGTTTCCATTAGCTGAGGCAACTGAGCCAGACTGGACAGCATCTAGAAACACTGCGTCCTCCCCATAGAAAGCACTCTCTGTCATGATCCCTCAAAGTCCAGGATGAGGGCATCTGAGCACCAAGGATGAGATGGGCACACACTGTGTGTCTGCCTAGCATTCACCACGATGACCAGAGCAACCGGTAGGAATGTGGAGTCTCAGGTCACGCATGGGGGAATACAGCTCAGGGACCAAGCCCACCCCCCCATCTGCACTTCACTTGATCCTTTGACAATTCTGCTGATTGTGTTTCACTGGGACTTAGTGTGAGAGCAGGCATCACCCCTCCTGGctcatctgtttgtttgttttgttttttaagcagGGAAAAGGcgtgacaccacagcaccgctcctccacttttgaagcttcttttttgcatggtgctcccatgtggtggtgaccagggcctcaaacctgggcccttggtaaagtgtgtgtgcCACAGGTGAGATATCTCTGAGCTCCTACCCCCTACTTTTTTTCTATGTAGTGCCAGGCATCTAAAGGGCCTCACATGCGGGAAATGCCATTGAGTAGCTTCCCTTGCCCAGTTTCTATATCTTTTATAGAGAAACAAGAGAGGGGAAAATGCCAAAGCACTGCACCACCCTCCCTGgagttcctttttaagtcacccaTGGTGTTTTCATGTGTTGCCAGGCCGaaccccaggacctcatgcagagTAAGGTatgtgcacaaagcacaaggaccagccgaagaatcctggtttgagcccccggctcccaagcggtgaagcaggtctgcaggcgtctatctttctctcctcctctgtcttccccacctctctccatttctctctgacctagctaacaatgatgacatcaataacaacaacaacaactacaacaataaaaaacaataagggcaacaaaagggaaaataaagaaataaatataaaaaagaaagaaagaaagaaagaaagaaagaaagaaagaaagaaagaaagaaagaaaaggaagggatcCATGGACAATGAGGGCATAGGTCTGAGCAGGTGTCACTTCAGCTACAGAATGTAACTACAGCGTGACAGGCCATCGGCTCTGACCACACCTGGGACATTTGCAGTCATGggtgatggggtggggtgggttggaAGGGAGGCTTACTTGAGTCTCGGCTGCTGAAGGGCCACCCGGACGTAGGCAGGAAGGACGGCACTGGGGAGCTGGGCTGGCTGTCGTCCTCCACCTGCGGCGTGATGTGCCGCACCGTCTCTTTGTTCTTCCGGTTCTTCCTGCGGCCAGTGGGCTGCCAACCATCCCCCCCAGTCTGCTCGGGGAAGGAGCTGGGGATCCCATCGTCCCTGGTGGCAGGCAGCTCTGCACCCCCATAGTGCGAGGGCGAGATCTGCTCCTCCTTGACGCGCAGGGGCCCATAGCCCATGTCGCCAGGCCACAGGGACTGTGAGGACACCTCGTCGGGGCCATCAGCCTTGGGCTCTGGGTCCTCCTTCCCATAACTGCTCCCACCCTCATGGCAGCTGGCGATGGCTGagtccccagaggagttggtggGACTAGGGCGCCGGGTGAGCCATGGGGAAATGCTGCGGCCGGCCATGACGGCCGAGATGAGCGCATCCGTGCCACCAACAGCCGGGGTCCCAATCTCAAACTCTGACAGCTCGTCTGAGGCGTCTGGCTTGATGCTGATGTCCAGGGCGGCCTTGATGAAGTCGTGGCAGGCCTGCACAATGTCTGTCATCTGTAGGAAGCTGGCAGCAGACATGACCTCGATGACGTTGCGGCTGGTGAGGGCCAGGTGGGCTGAGTACATGAAGTCGATGATGGCCTTGAAGCCCTGGGCCGTGACGATGTCCAGGTGTGTGACGGTGGCCTGGTCTGATGTCTTCTGCACCTGGCAGTACAGTGTCTTGAAGTAGCGGCTACTGCCCAACAGGACATTCTTATGTGCCTTGAAGACCTTGCcctccaccaccacacacacgtCGCACAGAACCCCATGCTGCCGCTGCTCGTTCAGCTCCCGCAGCAGGTGGCGGTAGTGGGATGCGATTTCCATATCTTCCTTCCGGTTGTTCATTAGGAAGTCTGGGGTGGCCTCTCTTACAGACCCTGTGGAGACAAGGAGAGCGTTACCACGTGCCTGGGCCCAGAGCAGGAGCCAGACAGGCCTACACGGGCAGTGGATAGATAcatcaggggaccaggtggtggtgcaactggttaagcagacacattacagtgcacaaggacccaggttcaaaatcccagtcccacctgcagggggaaagcttctcaagtgatgaagcagagctgcaggtgtctctctgtctctttccttctctaccaccccctcccttctcaatttctctctgtctctacccagaaacaaacaaacaaacatatttttaaagaaagaaagaggatccATCCAGAGGTTTCCATTGCTGAgttagggacacacacacagccctaccAGGACATCAGCACATGGAGTCTTCTGCAGACCTGACAGGGAGCAGCAGTTTTTGGAACCAAACATGAATATTCCAGAACCAGGGTAGGTGGACTGACTTCCTAACCAAATGCAAAATCCATGTTACAGAACCCAGCTGCTGGGCTGAAGAAAGAGTTCACCAGTAGGGCATGATACTATAGCAtcacacccacccacctccaatcTCTCTCCTAGTCTCACTATCTGAATGAGAGAGCAGCCCACATAGTGAAATCAGACATGTGTGAGGATCCAGCTCTCAGGGAAAAAACAGAACCTGGTTGCTGGCTATGACCTTTTCACACTTGAAGAAGCAGCCCTTAAATAGGAAACaagtgaggagggggagactggCAGGTAGCTCACCAgggagagcacacaccttaccatgggtgaggacctgggttcgagtccctagccATTATATGAAAGCACAttcagagaagaagcttcatgagcagtggagcagtgataTCACACCTCCCTCTCAtcctctactaaaaaaaaaaaaaaaaaaaagtcgcccccacacctatggacatctaatctttgacaaaggtgcccagactatggaagggggaaagcagagtatcttcaacaaatggtgttggaaacaatgggttgaaacatgcagaagaatgaaactgaaccactatatttcaccaaatacaaaagtaaattctaagtggatcaaggacttggatgttagaccacaaactatcagatacttagaagaaaatattggcagaactcttttctgcataaattataaaggcatcttcaatgaaacgaatccaattacaaagaagattaaggcaagtataaacctatgggactacatcaaattaaaaaacttcttcacagcaaaagaaaccactacccaaaccaagagacccctcacagaataggagaagatctttacatgccatacatcagacagtaGCATGCCTGGCTTCCATAGGTGACAACAGAAGGATggcaccaggggccaggtggtggcacactcgactaagcacacatatcaccatgtgcaaggacctgggtttgagcccccatttcccacctgtagcagggatgcttcacaagtggtgaagcaggtctgcaggtgtctatctttccctttccctctatatgtcccctcccctctcaatttctctctgtcctatcaaataaaacacaataataaagaaaaaaaattgcaccaCATGACACAAGCTTCATTACTTGACGTCTCTTCACTTGCCAGTGGGGCAGATCCTTTAACAATGAGGAAGGACAATGAAACCAAAatgcccaggaggtggctcatctGATAGAGAGCATGCTTTGCCATGAGCCAGACCCAGATGTGGGTCCCCAGACACCACACAAGAGCAATATGCATAaaggagtttcatgagtggggggagcagagctgtggtgtctctctgtctttcaccctttatttggaaaaaaaacaaaacgttTGCCAGAAGGGGTACAATTGTGCTGGTGTGAAATCCCACCAAAGCCCtggcaggaagaaaagaaagaaagaaagaaagaaagaaaaaaagaaagaaagaaagaaagaaagagagggagggagggagggagggagggagggagggagggagggaggatggatggatggatggatgggagggaaagaaaagagggaggctGGGCGACAACAAAGTggatagttgagtgcacatagcatgaaacgcaaggaccggtataaggatgccagtcgcttcaccggcagtgaagtaggtctgcaggtgtctgtctttctctcccccctctctgtcttccccttctctctcaagttctctctgtcctatccagcaataataacagcaaaggcaacaataaaaataataactagggcaacaacaaaggcaacaacaacaacaaaaatgggataaatggcctctaggagcagtggattggtagtgcaggcaccaaactccagcaataatcatggaggcaaaaaagaaggcagatataaagaaaaaaggaggagcgGAGTGGTGGAGCACCtcttaagcatacatgttacagtgctcaaggactcaggttcgagcccccgacccccacctgcagggagaaagcttcccaagtggtggagcagggctgcaggtgtctctctgtctctctccctctctatgtctcccttccctctcaatttctggctgtctctatgcaatcaatatatgaagataatttaaaacaaagGAAAGAGGCCACATCCATTTTACACAGGTGGCACTATGTTATAATGACTGCATTCCCAAAATAATTTCATATCATACAGAAAGTTCTGAAataaggagctgggcagtaatgcagtgggttaagtgaacttggtgcaaagcgcaaggaccagcacaaggatcccagttggagccccccagttccccacctgcaggggaagggtcacttcacaagtggtgaagcaggtatgcaggtgactttctttccccctccctgtcttcagctcctctctccatttctctctatcctatccaacacaacgacatcaataacaacaacaataaccacaacaataaaacaagggcaacagaagggaacaaataaacactaaaaaaaaaaaaggggggggggagaaatagcctccaggagcagtggatttgtagagcaggcagtaaccctagaagcaaaaaaaaagttctgaaacaATTATTCAACAGAGCAGCAGCCTAAAATCAGTTCCATACTTATTTTTCATACTTTTTATTAAGATCAATATGTTTACTACATGAGAGACAAGGACATACTCAGGGTTTTTATGTTGAGGGAAAGGGTAGCAAGTGCCTGTCCCATCCTGGGAGTTGTGGCATCTACTGCAGACACTCCTGTTGAGGACATACACCTGTGGACACTTATCTATTCATAGGACACACCTGCTCATAGGACATGTCCCTGCCCAGCTCCCCTGAACCACGCACATCAGAAGGTACTTTCATGCACCCAAGGGTCCAATGTAGCATCCCTGGGAATAAAGTGCTTTCAGAGAGGATCCTGCAGCCCAAGAAGGGATGTGGGTCTGAATCACTAGAGGGCTAGGTGATAAAGGCTGGGTGATACCAGGGGGCATTCAAGGTTCCTTGCTGCCACCCTGACATCCAAAATGCATAAGAGTAACAAAAGCCACACTATCTATCAAGTCCCAGCACAAGTCCTTTCCCCAAACAACACTTCCGcttcctactccttctcctcctaccgacttccccctcctcctccccttctattttttattgccaccagggttatcactgggactgagtGTCAgctccatgaatccacagctcccagtgatctttcttttttcctttttttttctctattttatttgataggacagggagaaattgagaggggaaggggagaaagagagagagagagaaggacacctgcagaccagcttcactgcttgtaaagcgtacccctgcaggtgtagagtgggggctcgaacctgggtctttgtgcgtggaatgtgtgccctcaaccaggtgggccaccacctgcccccatccaTTTCTTCTGTAGGTGTTCTAATAGCTATCTAATTAGAGCTTGCTACTTAGAGATACTGTTTTCAGACAGAAGCACTAAAGGGCATGTTCATTTAGTACTAAGACAATTCCAGACCAACAAAGGCCAGAACCGCCCCCACTCTATGGGTGTGTCTTCTAGTAGCTCTGTGTCTGTCCACAGGTGTGTATTTTAGAAACAGGTGTGTCCCACAATAGCTCTGTGTCCACAGGTGTGTATCTTATGAATACCAGTGTCCTGTGAGTAGGTGTGCTTCCATAACAGGTGGGTATCCTGTAGAAAAGAATGTCCCACAAATAGCACCATGAATATACCTGGCCACACATCCAGGTGGTGAAGAGATGCTAGTAGCCATCCTGTCCCATCTGGGTGACAATGTACCTGCCACCTTGGGTGTCATCTCCAATCCCACAGCCTCCAAGAAAAGTGAGAGGCTCTGAGCTACAGGCCACAGAGCTGGAGTGCAGGTGCCCTGTGGCCAGTCACTAAGAGAACAGGGTGAGGCTGTCTGTCCTGAGgagctctgggggagggggatgaCTCATTCTCATAAAGacccaggctgggtggtggtgcacccagttgaacatacaggttacaatgctcaaggacccaggtttgagcccctggtccccacctgcagggggaatgcttaacaagcagtgaagcattgttacagatagatgtctctctgtctctctctccctctctatcacccccttccctctcaatttatggctgtttatatccaataaataaagataattttttaaaaatttaaaaaaggcttAAACAAGCTGCCACTTTGACCATCAGTGTCTGTCACACCCACACAAATTGCACAAAACACTATgtctgtgcagggacctggggtaGTGGGCCACCAGGCCTCTCTGGTCCAATCACTGAGTCCTCCTTGATGACAGCGCAGGTCTGTGTGAGGACAACATGAGCTACAAATGCCCCTGCCAGACAGGGGTGCCACTCTATtctattgctctctctctctccatatatacatataactgTTCTGTGGGGGCCAAGTGATGCCACATctgactaagcacacatattaccatgtgtaaggatccgggttcaagcccctggttcctacctgcagaggggaagcttcacaagtggtaaagcaggtctgcaggtgtctctctccctctctatctccccattccctctcaatttatctgtttctattatatatatatatatatatatatatatatatgattattattttttaacctgagcactgctcagctctggtgtatggtggtgtgggggattgaacctgggattatggagtctcaggcatgaaagtcctaaataaataaataaatcttaagaaaaaagaaaagaagagaacttCCTTGTGTACCCACACTGGTGCAGCTTTCTGAAACAGATCACCTTTGGAACAGACAATGCCCCATCTAGAAAAGCAGGAAGACACTCAACCTCATTAGTGCTGGGGGGACATAGCCCAAGCCACTGCGGCCTCTGCCCTCTGTGTTGGGTGCAGATGAAACCCCTAAGATCAAGTTCCAGCACCAGGGACCCATCCGAGAGATAGAGGACTCACACCATGGCGCACACAGTGACACTCCTGACAGCCAcactgtggggacagcacaacAGGCCTCAACAAGTGAAGAGACACACAGATGCTCAGCAGGTGCCCAGGTGCCACTTCCACAAAGGCAGTGATAGTCACAAAATGACCACATGCATGTAAGTCCCTTCCGTAATATTCCAGAAAATGCAAGTTAATCcacggagacaggagggggtgggCCTGCAGAGGTCTGGCTGGAAAGAGATGGGCATGGACCCCACGCACTCAGGTAACCTGGGGGTCAGAGGTGCCCTTTGGCACCTCTGTACTGCTGGGGGGTATGTGTCTGCAGATGCACAACCGCACCCTGGAgccgacaaaatagctcacttgggaagtGAGTTCTTTGCCTAGTGAGCTCTGTCAACTCTCTGCTCCCCATTTCTTCATTTGTTCTTAGCTTCCACTAAAAGCAAGACACTGTTCCCCTTCCTCTACTTAGAGTCATGCATACCTTAGCCTAGTTATTACTTTAATAataccaggtttaagcctggcccacaccacacagaaggaagctttggtgctgtggtctctttcgctCTCTTTTTAATTCTAAAATAAGCAGGTAGGagaaacagcatgatggttatgcaaaagacttcctgaggctgagttcctaggttcaatacccaacaccatcaggagccagagctgagcagtgctctaggcttccttccttccttccttccttccttccttccttctacctttgctgccttccttcttttctgtatctctcacctTAATGgacaaattaaatattttaaaaaatcataacaaTAAACAATAGAACTCCACTCTGAACAGAAGTGCCCTATGTTATGTAAATCACACCTCAATAATAACCCACTAAAAAGTTACTTTTGCAAAAATATTCCTGCTCAGGGGGCTCAGAGACTGCACAGTGTTTTGCACACCACACTTgcccacctgaggctctgaggtctcaaagttcaatcctcagtaccacataAGCCAGTGCGGAGCAGTGCTCTCGTCTTGCAATCCCAAGCATTGTATATTccagagtaatgctttggttttctctctctggctctgagTGAAAGTCTGATAAAATATAGGATCTTATATCATATACATGTTCCTGCTCAACCACACCTGTGCCTCCTTATTATCATTTGTAATGAACTGAATTATGTCCCCACCcaacccctttcctttcctttcctttcctttcctttttttcttttcttttcttttcttttcttttcttcttttcttcttttcttttcttttcttttcttcttttcctttctctttctttctttctttctttctttctttctttctttctttctttctttctttctttctttctttctcctgacagggcttctgcttcttcttctagtgtttgccaggGCTTCTGCTGAGACTTGGCATcagcacaattccaccactcctccACTCCCTCACTTCTGGGTCTCCAAAAGCCTGTCCTGGACACGCCCCCTTCTCAGACTGCTTGGAGCATGCTGTCTGCCTCCATACAGACCACACTGGAGATGCAGTGCAGGCTGAGTGGGGGTCTGGCCTCAGGGGATAGATTCCAGGGGGTTCCCCTGCATCCTCTATCTGGAGCCTGTCTGCTTAGCACTGGAGCAGCACTGAAGCTGAGCCCCAAGGTGTAGGGGAATCACCTTGGCCTTCCCACATGGGGTCCCCAAAATATGCAGTTAAGTGTAGCTGATTCCAGACCAGCAGGAGGTACTGTGGGGACACTTCAGGGCCAGGGCAGGGTGCCAGTGGCCAGTGCACACAGAGGACAGGCAGCCCTGGGGTACAGCACCAAGGGAAGTCACCAGCAGCCACCTCTGAAAGCTCCAGGTGGGAACAGGAGGCAAGGCACTTAGTGAAAGCCTCTGTGGCCTGCAACTTCAGGAGAGCCACACCAGTGAGACCCATACCCT of Erinaceus europaeus chromosome 14, mEriEur2.1, whole genome shotgun sequence contains these proteins:
- the ZBTB46 gene encoding zinc finger and BTB domain-containing protein 46; this translates as MNNRKEDMEIASHYRHLLRELNEQRQHGVLCDVCVVVEGKVFKAHKNVLLGSSRYFKTLYCQVQKTSDQATVTHLDIVTAQGFKAIIDFMYSAHLALTSRNVIEVMSAASFLQMTDIVQACHDFIKAALDISIKPDASDELSEFEIGTPAVGGTDALISAVMAGRSISPWLTRRPSPTNSSGDSAIASCHEGGSSYGKEDPEPKADGPDEVSSQSLWPGDMGYGPLRVKEEQISPSHYGGAELPATRDDGIPSSFPEQTGGDGWQPTGRRKNRKNKETVRHITPQVEDDSQPSSPVPSFLPTSGWPFSSRDSSADLTGPEAGGSDSRGERPDLYTHMEENLLGESSYLGPPLIPDKDDVLHQATAVANLRAALMSKNSLLSLKADVLGEDSSLLLEYLPKGTHALSLNEFTVIRKKFKCPYCSFSAMHQCILKRHMRSHTGERPYPCDICGKKFTRREHMKRHTLVHSKDKKYVCKLCSRVFMSAASVGIKHGSRRHGVCADCAGHGGAGPLDAGTADGSPELFGGDGPYLEDPDDPRGEGEEELGEEEDEDVAKWKEDVGLAHEDALLDDKDEDEDSTRSPRGAPDKDFAWIS